The following proteins are encoded in a genomic region of Streptococcus constellatus subsp. constellatus:
- the cas9 gene encoding type II CRISPR RNA-guided endonuclease Cas9 (Cas9, originally named Csn1, is the large, multifunctional signature protein of type II CRISPR/Cas systems. It is well known even to general audiences because its RNA-guided endonuclease activity has made it a popular tool for custom editing of eukaryotic genomes.), producing the protein MGKPYSIGLDIGTNSVGWAVVTDDYKVPAKKMKVLGNTDKQSIKKNLLGALLFDSGETAEATRLKRTARRRYTRRKNRLRYLQEIFTGEMNKVDENFFQRLDDSFLVDEDKRGEHHPIFGNIAAEVKYHDDFPTIYHLRRHLADTSKKADLRLVYLALAHMIKFRGHFLYEGDLKAENTDVQALFKDFVEEYDKTIEESHLSEITVDALSILTEKVSKSSRLENLIAHYPTEKKNTLFGNLIALSLDLHPNFKTNFQLSEDAKLQFSKDTYEEDLEGFLGEVGDEYADLFASAKNLYDAILLSGILTVDDNSTKAPLSASMVKRYEEHQKDLKKLKDFIKVNAPDQYNAIFKDKNKKGYASYIESGVKQDEFYKYLKGILLKINGSGDFLDKIDREDFLRKQRTFDNGSIPHQIHLQEMHAILRRQGEHYPFLKENQDKIEKILTFRIPYYVGPLARKGSRFAWAEYKADEKITPWNFDDILDKEKSAEKFITRMTLNDLYLPEEKVLPKHSPLYEAFTVYNELTKVKYVNEQGEAKFFDTNMKQEIFDHVFKENRKVTKDKLLNYLNKEFEEFRIVNLTGLDKENKAFNSSLGTYHDLRKILDKSFLDDKANEKTIEDIIQTLTLFEDREMIRQRLQKYSDIFTKAQLKKLERRHYTGWGRLSYKLINGIRNKENKKTILDYLIDDGYANRNFMQLINDDALSFKEEIARAQIIDDVDDIANVVHDLPGSPAIKKGILQSVKIVDELVKVMGHNPANIIIEMARENQTTDKGRRNSQQRLKLLQDSLKNLDNPVNIKNVENQQLQNDRLFLYYIQNGKDMYTGETLDINNLSQYDIDHIIPQAFIKDNSLDNRVLTRSDKNRGKSDDVPSIEVVHEMKSFWSKLLSVKLITQRKFDNLTKAERGGLTEEDKAGFIKRQLVETRQITKHVAQILDERFNTEFDGNKRRIRNVKIITLKSNLVSNFRKEFELYKVREINDYHHAHDAYLNAVVGNALLLKYPQLEPEFVYGEYPKYNSYRSRKSATEKFLFYSNILRFFKKEDIQTNEDGEIAWNKEKHIKILRKVLSYPQVNIVKKTEEQTGGFSKESILPKGESDKLIPRKTKNSYWDPKKYGGFDSPVVAYSILVFADVEKGKSKKLRKVQDMVGITIMEKKRFEKNPVDFLEQRGYRNVRLEKIIKLPKYSLFELENKRRRLLASAKELQKGNELVIPQRFTTLLYHSYRIEKDYEPEHREYVEKHKDEFKELLEYISVFSRKYVLADNNLTKIEMLFSKNKDAEVSSLAKSFISLLTFTAFGAPAAFNFFGENIDRKRYTSVTECLNATLIHQSITGLYETRIDLSKLGED; encoded by the coding sequence ATGGGAAAGCCATATTCTATTGGCCTTGATATCGGCACAAATAGTGTTGGATGGGCTGTTGTTACAGATGATTACAAGGTTCCTGCTAAAAAGATGAAAGTCTTAGGAAATACTGATAAACAATCTATTAAGAAAAATTTATTAGGTGCTCTTTTATTTGATAGTGGTGAAACTGCAGAGGCGACACGCTTGAAACGGACGGCTAGGCGCCGTTATACTCGCCGAAAAAATCGTCTGCGTTATTTACAAGAAATTTTTACTGGGGAAATGAACAAGGTAGATGAAAATTTCTTTCAACGCTTGGATGATTCTTTTCTTGTAGATGAGGATAAAAGAGGGGAGCATCATCCAATTTTTGGAAATATTGCAGCAGAAGTAAAATATCATGATGATTTTCCAACAATCTATCACTTGAGAAGGCACCTAGCCGATACGTCCAAAAAAGCTGATTTGCGTTTGGTGTATTTGGCTTTGGCTCATATGATTAAATTCCGTGGTCACTTTCTCTATGAGGGCGATTTAAAAGCTGAAAATACAGATGTTCAAGCATTATTTAAGGATTTTGTAGAAGAATATGATAAGACTATTGAAGAAAGCCATTTATCAGAAATAACAGTTGATGCATTAAGTATCCTAACAGAAAAGGTTAGTAAGTCTAGCCGTTTAGAAAACCTTATTGCTCATTATCCAACTGAGAAGAAAAATACTTTATTTGGGAATCTTATTGCTTTGTCTTTGGATCTACATCCAAACTTTAAAACGAATTTCCAATTATCTGAAGATGCTAAGTTGCAATTTTCTAAAGATACATACGAAGAAGATTTGGAAGGGTTTCTTGGGGAAGTTGGAGATGAATATGCGGACCTGTTTGCATCCGCTAAAAATCTTTATGATGCTATATTGTTATCAGGGATTTTGACAGTAGATGATAACTCAACAAAAGCACCTTTGTCTGCTTCAATGGTTAAACGCTATGAGGAACATCAAAAAGATCTTAAAAAATTGAAAGATTTTATTAAAGTGAATGCTCCTGATCAGTATAATGCCATTTTCAAAGATAAAAACAAAAAAGGTTATGCGAGTTATATTGAAAGCGGTGTCAAACAAGATGAATTTTACAAATACTTAAAGGGAATTCTTTTAAAAATTAATGGAAGCGGTGATTTTCTTGATAAAATTGATCGTGAAGATTTTCTGAGAAAACAAAGAACATTTGATAATGGTTCCATTCCGCATCAAATCCATCTGCAAGAAATGCATGCTATCTTGCGACGCCAAGGTGAACACTATCCATTCTTGAAAGAAAATCAAGATAAGATTGAAAAAATCTTAACGTTTAGAATTCCTTACTATGTTGGTCCTTTGGCGCGAAAAGGCAGCCGCTTTGCCTGGGCAGAATATAAGGCGGATGAAAAAATTACGCCATGGAATTTTGATGATATTCTTGATAAAGAAAAATCAGCAGAAAAATTCATCACACGCATGACTTTAAATGATTTGTATTTACCTGAAGAAAAAGTCTTACCCAAACACAGTCCTCTATACGAAGCCTTTACCGTTTACAACGAGTTGACCAAAGTTAAGTATGTTAATGAACAGGGTGAAGCTAAATTCTTTGATACAAATATGAAACAAGAGATTTTTGATCATGTTTTTAAAGAAAATCGGAAAGTTACGAAAGATAAACTTTTAAATTATTTGAATAAAGAGTTTGAAGAATTTAGAATTGTTAACTTAACTGGACTGGATAAGGAAAATAAAGCCTTTAATTCCAGTCTTGGAACCTATCATGATTTGCGTAAGATTTTAGATAAATCATTCTTAGATGATAAAGCAAATGAAAAGACAATTGAGGATATTATTCAAACGCTAACTCTATTTGAAGATAGAGAAATGATTCGTCAGCGTCTTCAAAAGTATAGTGATATCTTTACTAAGGCTCAATTGAAAAAATTGGAACGCCGTCATTACACTGGTTGGGGACGCTTGTCATACAAGTTGATCAATGGTATCCGAAATAAAGAGAATAAGAAAACAATATTGGACTATCTAATCGATGATGGTTATGCTAATCGTAATTTTATGCAGTTGATTAATGATGATGCTCTTTCTTTTAAAGAAGAAATTGCTAGGGCACAAATCATTGATGATGTTGATGATATTGCAAATGTAGTGCATGACTTACCTGGAAGTCCTGCTATAAAGAAAGGGATTTTACAAAGTGTCAAAATCGTTGATGAATTAGTCAAAGTAATGGGGCATAACCCTGCTAATATTATCATAGAGATGGCGCGTGAAAATCAAACGACAGATAAGGGGCGTAGAAATTCTCAGCAACGTCTTAAATTATTACAAGATTCATTGAAGAATTTGGACAATCCTGTAAATATTAAGAATGTGGAAAATCAGCAACTTCAAAATGATCGATTATTCTTGTACTATATCCAAAATGGCAAGGATATGTATACAGGAGAAACTTTAGATATTAACAATCTAAGCCAATATGATATAGATCACATTATTCCGCAAGCCTTTATTAAGGATAATTCACTTGATAACCGTGTACTGACTCGTTCTGACAAAAACAGAGGTAAATCTGATGATGTACCAAGTATAGAAGTTGTTCATGAAATGAAGTCATTTTGGAGCAAACTTCTTTCAGTAAAACTGATTACACAACGCAAATTTGATAATTTAACCAAGGCAGAACGAGGTGGTTTGACTGAAGAGGATAAAGCAGGATTTATCAAGCGACAATTAGTTGAAACAAGACAAATCACAAAACATGTTGCACAAATTTTAGATGAGCGGTTTAATACAGAATTTGACGGGAATAAAAGACGTATTCGCAATGTAAAAATTATTACCTTGAAGTCTAATCTTGTATCAAATTTCCGTAAAGAATTTGAACTCTATAAAGTTCGTGAAATAAATGATTATCACCACGCTCATGATGCATATCTGAATGCCGTTGTTGGAAATGCTTTATTGCTCAAATACCCTCAGCTTGAACCAGAATTTGTTTATGGTGAATACCCTAAATACAATAGTTACCGTTCAAGAAAATCTGCTACTGAAAAATTTCTTTTTTATTCAAATATTCTTCGTTTCTTTAAAAAAGAAGACATCCAAACTAATGAGGATGGGGAGATTGCATGGAATAAAGAAAAACATATTAAAATCCTAAGAAAAGTCTTATCATACCCGCAAGTAAATATTGTGAAGAAGACAGAAGAGCAGACAGGAGGTTTTTCTAAAGAATCCATTCTTCCTAAGGGTGAATCTGATAAATTGATTCCGAGAAAGACAAAGAATAGTTATTGGGATCCGAAAAAATATGGTGGCTTTGACAGTCCGGTTGTGGCTTATTCTATTCTGGTATTTGCTGATGTGGAAAAAGGGAAATCAAAGAAGCTGAGGAAAGTCCAAGATATGGTAGGGATTACCATAATGGAAAAGAAGCGATTTGAGAAGAATCCAGTTGATTTTCTTGAACAAAGAGGTTATCGAAATGTTCGGTTGGAAAAAATTATAAAATTACCGAAATACAGTCTTTTTGAATTAGAAAATAAACGCAGAAGGTTGCTAGCTAGCGCAAAAGAGCTTCAAAAAGGAAATGAGTTAGTGATTCCTCAGCGCTTTACAACTTTACTTTACCATTCTTATCGAATTGAAAAAGATTATGAACCTGAACACAGAGAATATGTTGAGAAACATAAAGATGAATTCAAGGAGCTTCTTGAATATATATCAGTATTCTCAAGAAAGTATGTGTTGGCGGATAACAACTTAACAAAAATCGAGATGCTTTTTTCTAAAAATAAAGATGCAGAAGTATCAAGTTTGGCTAAATCTTTTATCAGTTTATTGACATTTACAGCATTTGGGGCGCCAGCAGCTTTTAACTTTTTTGGTGAGAACATTGATCGTAAAAGGTATACTTCCGTTACAGAATGTTTAAATGCTACCCTCATCCACCAATCAATTACGGGTCTTTATGAAACACGGATTGACTTGAGCAAGTTAGGAGAAGATTGA
- a CDS encoding ATPase AAA, with amino-acid sequence MMLYMIGGSPCSGKSTIASLLARQYQLLHIKLDNLVDEMMSQASVDSQPICLLRQDRNPEQIWMRNPEEMADEEWRFYEEIFPYVKSYLIKNQDRPLLVEGAGLLPHLVKELEWPATSYLCVTPTADFQKKHYRQREWVPYVLEGTTNPEQAFENWMQRDILFAQMVRKEAMKLGYPSLIADGSQSEKQTVEEVARLLKLSNINRIDIKRRTL; translated from the coding sequence ATGATGCTTTATATGATTGGCGGATCGCCTTGCAGCGGGAAGTCAACAATTGCTTCACTTCTTGCTAGACAGTATCAGCTGCTTCATATCAAGCTGGATAATTTGGTGGACGAGATGATGAGTCAAGCAAGTGTAGATTCACAGCCGATTTGCCTTCTTAGACAGGACAGAAATCCGGAACAAATCTGGATGAGAAATCCAGAAGAGATGGCAGATGAAGAATGGCGCTTTTATGAAGAGATTTTTCCTTATGTAAAATCTTACTTGATAAAAAATCAAGATAGACCACTCTTGGTGGAGGGGGCAGGACTTTTGCCTCACTTGGTAAAGGAGCTTGAATGGCCAGCGACTTCCTATCTATGCGTGACTCCGACAGCTGATTTTCAGAAAAAGCACTATAGACAGAGAGAATGGGTTCCTTATGTCTTAGAGGGAACAACCAATCCTGAGCAAGCTTTTGAAAACTGGATGCAGCGAGACATTCTTTTTGCCCAAATGGTTCGGAAGGAAGCAATGAAATTAGGCTATCCTAGCCTCATAGCAGATGGTAGTCAATCAGAAAAGCAGACTGTGGAAGAGGTTGCTCGGCTCTTAAAATTGTCCAATATAAATAGAATAGATATTAAAAGGAGAACATTATGA
- the cas2 gene encoding CRISPR-associated endonuclease Cas2 yields the protein MSYRYMRMILMFDMPVETAEERKAYRKFRKFLMNEGFIMHQFSVYSKLLLNNSANNAMLERLKVNNPKKGSITLLTVTEKQFSRMIYLNGERDTSIANSDARLVFLGEDFTDEN from the coding sequence ATGAGTTATCGATATATGCGAATGATTTTAATGTTTGATATGCCGGTTGAGACTGCAGAGGAGCGTAAAGCTTATCGAAAATTTAGGAAATTCTTGATGAATGAAGGGTTCATCATGCATCAGTTTTCGGTATACAGTAAATTGCTTTTGAATAATTCTGCCAATAATGCCATGCTTGAGCGGTTAAAAGTTAATAATCCTAAGAAGGGAAGTATCACCCTTTTAACGGTAACAGAAAAGCAATTTTCTCGCATGATCTACTTGAATGGAGAAAGGGATACCAGTATTGCCAATTCAGATGCAAGGTTGGTATTTCTAGGAGAGGATTTTACAGATGAAAATTAA
- the sufB gene encoding Fe-S cluster assembly protein SufB, translating into MTKVRDYAFGFHDDVKPLFSTGKGLTEEVVREISEIKNEPQWMLDYRLRSLELFHKLPMPDFGPDLSGIRFDDIIYYQKLSGDRARSWDEVPDEIKKTFERLGIPEAERQFLSGAVAQYESEVVYHNMKEEFAKQGIIFTDTDTAVQEYPDLVKKYFGTVISNAEHKFSALNSAVWSGGTFIYVPKNVQCQVPVQTYFRINGENAGQFERSLIIVEEGGSIQYIEGCTAPTYTTNSLHAANVEIIVKKDAFFRYTTIQNWSDNVYNLVTERGTVEEGGTLEWIDGNLGSKVNMKYPCSILNGRNARTSVLSMSFANYGQHLDAGCKVYHNAPKTSSTLISKSVAKDGGKTDYRGQVRFGKNSAGSKSHIECDTILMDGESSSDTIPFNEIHNSNVALEHEAKVSKVSEDQLYYLMSRGISEEEATAMIINGFMEPITKELPMEYAVELNQLINMSMEGSVG; encoded by the coding sequence ATGACGAAAGTACGAGATTATGCTTTTGGATTTCATGACGATGTGAAGCCTTTGTTCTCGACTGGTAAGGGTCTGACAGAAGAGGTTGTTCGTGAAATTTCTGAAATTAAAAATGAACCGCAATGGATGCTGGATTATCGTTTGCGTTCTTTAGAATTGTTCCATAAGTTGCCCATGCCTGATTTTGGACCAGATTTATCCGGCATACGATTTGATGATATTATCTATTATCAAAAATTAAGTGGAGATCGGGCTAGAAGTTGGGATGAAGTGCCAGATGAAATAAAGAAAACCTTTGAGCGTTTGGGTATTCCTGAAGCAGAGCGCCAATTTTTGTCAGGAGCTGTTGCTCAATATGAATCTGAGGTAGTCTATCATAACATGAAAGAAGAATTTGCCAAGCAAGGCATTATCTTTACCGATACCGACACGGCAGTACAAGAATATCCGGATTTGGTGAAAAAATACTTTGGCACAGTCATTTCTAATGCAGAGCATAAGTTTTCCGCTTTAAACAGTGCAGTTTGGTCGGGTGGGACCTTTATCTATGTGCCAAAAAATGTTCAATGTCAGGTGCCGGTTCAGACATACTTTCGTATCAATGGAGAAAATGCTGGTCAATTTGAACGCTCGCTCATTATCGTAGAAGAGGGTGGCTCTATTCAATACATTGAGGGCTGCACAGCGCCGACTTATACGACCAATAGTCTTCATGCTGCAAATGTAGAAATTATTGTTAAAAAGGATGCTTTCTTCCGCTATACAACGATTCAAAATTGGTCGGACAATGTTTATAATCTGGTGACCGAGCGTGGAACGGTTGAAGAAGGCGGTACTCTGGAATGGATTGACGGAAATCTAGGCAGCAAGGTCAATATGAAATATCCTTGTAGCATTCTTAATGGTCGTAATGCAAGAACTTCGGTCCTTTCTATGTCCTTTGCTAATTATGGTCAGCATTTAGATGCAGGCTGTAAAGTTTATCACAATGCGCCAAAGACTTCTAGCACATTAATTTCTAAGTCTGTTGCAAAAGACGGAGGTAAGACAGATTATCGCGGTCAAGTCCGTTTTGGCAAGAATAGTGCTGGTTCAAAGTCTCACATTGAATGCGACACGATTCTTATGGATGGTGAATCCAGCTCAGATACCATTCCATTTAATGAAATTCACAATTCGAATGTTGCACTGGAACACGAAGCTAAGGTTTCTAAGGTTTCGGAGGATCAGCTTTATTATCTCATGAGCCGTGGCATTAGCGAAGAAGAAGCAACGGCTATGATTATCAATGGTTTCATGGAACCGATCACCAAAGAACTTCCAATGGAATACGCAGTGGAGCTCAACCAACTCATTAACATGAGTATGGAAGGCTCAGTAGGATAA
- the csn2 gene encoding type II-A CRISPR-associated protein Csn2, whose protein sequence is MKINFPILDEPIEIKQATFLILEEQLIFSDVVKHLYHYSEEDELKLFDNKMKSLKESELLLITDILGYNINSPAMLKLIRADLEKQLNEKPEVKSMLEKLVATITELIAFECLENELDLEYDEITILELIDALGVKIETLSDTVFEKSLEVVQVFKYLSKKKLLVFVNVSCYLSEHKLAKLVEYIQLHNINVLFVEPRKVYDFPQYVVDEDYFLSCENMV, encoded by the coding sequence ATGAAAATTAATTTTCCGATTCTGGACGAACCGATTGAAATTAAACAGGCTACTTTCCTTATTCTAGAGGAACAGCTGATATTTTCCGATGTTGTCAAACACCTATATCACTATTCGGAAGAAGATGAGTTAAAATTATTTGATAACAAGATGAAATCCTTGAAAGAATCCGAGTTATTGCTTATTACAGATATTTTAGGCTACAATATTAACTCACCGGCAATGTTAAAACTGATTCGTGCAGATTTGGAAAAACAGTTGAATGAAAAGCCTGAAGTGAAATCTATGTTAGAAAAATTAGTTGCAACTATTACAGAACTAATTGCTTTTGAATGTTTAGAAAACGAGCTGGATTTAGAGTATGATGAAATAACAATTTTGGAATTGATTGATGCTTTAGGTGTAAAAATTGAAACACTGAGTGATACTGTTTTTGAGAAAAGTTTAGAGGTTGTTCAGGTGTTTAAATATCTTTCTAAAAAGAAACTGCTTGTCTTTGTGAATGTGTCATGTTATCTGTCTGAACATAAACTAGCTAAATTGGTGGAATATATTCAACTTCATAATATAAATGTACTGTTTGTTGAACCAAGAAAAGTATACGACTTCCCTCAATATGTAGTGGATGAGGACTATTTCTTATCTTGTGAGAATATGGTATAA
- a CDS encoding flavodoxin produces MALAKIVFASMTGNTEEIADIVADKLKELGLEVDIDECTTVDAEEFLEADIAIIASYTYGDGELPDEIVDFYEDLASLDLTGKIYGVVGSGDTFYDEFCKAVDDFDRAFAATGAEKGAENVKVDLSAEDEDIENLEKFAEALAEKVR; encoded by the coding sequence ATGGCGTTAGCAAAAATTGTATTTGCGAGTATGACAGGAAATACAGAAGAAATTGCAGATATTGTAGCTGATAAATTAAAAGAACTTGGTTTAGAAGTAGATATTGATGAATGCACAACGGTTGATGCAGAGGAATTTCTAGAAGCAGATATCGCAATCATTGCTTCTTACACATATGGTGACGGCGAGTTGCCTGATGAAATTGTTGATTTTTATGAAGATTTAGCTAGTCTTGACTTGACCGGAAAGATTTATGGTGTTGTCGGATCGGGCGATACATTCTATGATGAGTTTTGTAAGGCCGTAGATGACTTTGATCGTGCTTTTGCGGCAACAGGTGCTGAAAAAGGTGCTGAAAATGTCAAAGTCGATCTATCAGCAGAAGATGAAGATATTGAAAATCTGGAGAAATTCGCTGAAGCATTAGCCGAAAAAGTACGGTAA
- a CDS encoding DHH family phosphoesterase encodes MEIFKQILHKIKEYDTIIIHRHMRPDPDALGSQVGLKKLLQVNFPEKKIKAAGKTEPTLAWLAKMDDVLDDDYKHALVIVCDTANTARIDDERYNKGDFLIKIDHHPNDDIYGDISWVDTSSSSASELIALFALENKLKLDDYSAKLLYAGIVGDTGRFLYPATTARTMAVASKLREYPFDFAALARKMDSFSYQIAKLQGYVYDHLEVDENGAARVILTQELLKANHLTDADTSAIVSAPGRIDSVELWGIFVEQENGNYRVRLRSKFIPINEVAKKHDGGGHPLASGANAYSKEEIEEVYQELKELAKRK; translated from the coding sequence ATGGAAATTTTCAAACAAATTTTACATAAAATTAAAGAATATGATACAATCATCATTCATCGTCACATGCGACCCGATCCTGATGCATTAGGAAGTCAAGTCGGTTTGAAAAAATTACTTCAAGTCAATTTTCCTGAGAAAAAGATTAAAGCAGCGGGAAAGACTGAACCTACTCTTGCTTGGCTGGCCAAAATGGATGATGTTTTAGACGATGATTACAAACATGCTTTAGTTATTGTTTGTGATACAGCAAATACTGCTCGGATTGATGACGAACGGTACAACAAAGGAGATTTTCTCATCAAAATCGATCATCATCCAAACGATGACATTTACGGAGACATTTCTTGGGTGGATACTAGCTCTAGTAGTGCTAGTGAGTTAATTGCTCTCTTTGCATTGGAAAATAAACTCAAACTAGATGATTATTCTGCTAAATTGCTTTATGCTGGAATTGTCGGTGATACAGGACGTTTCCTATATCCTGCCACAACTGCCCGCACAATGGCTGTCGCAAGTAAACTTCGCGAGTATCCCTTTGATTTTGCTGCTTTGGCTCGAAAAATGGACTCTTTCAGCTATCAAATTGCTAAACTTCAAGGCTATGTTTATGACCATTTAGAAGTTGATGAAAATGGTGCAGCTCGTGTCATCTTAACTCAGGAACTTCTCAAAGCCAATCATTTAACAGATGCTGATACTTCCGCTATCGTTTCAGCTCCAGGGCGTATTGACAGTGTTGAACTTTGGGGAATTTTTGTTGAGCAAGAAAATGGCAATTACCGCGTTCGACTACGGAGTAAATTTATCCCGATTAATGAAGTAGCTAAAAAACACGACGGAGGCGGTCATCCTCTTGCCAGTGGTGCCAATGCTTACTCCAAAGAAGAAATCGAAGAAGTTTATCAAGAATTGAAAGAATTGGCAAAAAGGAAATAA
- the ldcB gene encoding LD-carboxypeptidase LdcB/DacB: MKKRIGILLLASLLLLTACGGKKTNVETKQEGKAVSAKVKSSEQTKKKTKVHYNGSYYSVKGKYDEIVIANKHYPLSSDYNPSENPTAKAKLLELIAAMQGEGYPISHQYSGFRSYQMQVTLYQNYVNKDGKEAADRYSARPGYSEHQTGLAFDLIGTDGNLVTEKKASQWLLKHAAEYGFVVRYLNGKENETGYMPEQWHLRYVGKEAKAIADSRLSLEEYYGFTGGGYKD; the protein is encoded by the coding sequence ATGAAAAAAAGGATTGGCATTTTATTGTTAGCGAGTTTGTTGCTTTTGACAGCTTGTGGAGGAAAGAAAACAAATGTGGAAACGAAACAAGAAGGAAAAGCTGTATCTGCAAAAGTTAAATCCTCTGAGCAAACAAAGAAAAAAACAAAAGTTCATTATAATGGTTCTTATTATAGTGTAAAAGGGAAATATGATGAAATTGTTATCGCAAATAAACATTATCCATTATCTTCAGATTATAATCCCAGTGAAAATCCTACTGCTAAAGCAAAATTGCTGGAATTGATTGCTGCCATGCAAGGTGAGGGTTATCCTATCAGTCATCAATATAGCGGTTTTCGTAGCTATCAAATGCAAGTGACACTTTATCAAAATTATGTCAATAAAGATGGAAAAGAAGCAGCGGATCGTTATTCTGCTCGCCCTGGCTATAGTGAACACCAAACAGGCTTAGCTTTTGACTTGATTGGCACCGACGGAAATTTAGTGACAGAAAAAAAGGCTAGTCAATGGCTTTTGAAACATGCAGCCGAATATGGATTTGTTGTGCGTTATCTAAATGGAAAAGAGAATGAAACTGGATATATGCCAGAGCAATGGCATCTTCGTTATGTTGGAAAAGAAGCAAAAGCGATTGCAGATTCAAGGCTATCTTTAGAAGAATATTACGGTTTTACTGGGGGAGGTTATAAGGATTAA
- the cas1 gene encoding type II CRISPR-associated endonuclease Cas1, which yields MMGWRTVVVNTHSKLSYKNNHLIFKDASRTELIHLSEVDILLLETTDIVLSTMLIKRLVDENILVIFCDDKRLPTAMLMPYYARHDSSLQLSNQITWSEDVKAEVWTTIIAQKILNQAMYLGDCGFFEKSQSVIDLYNGLELFDPSNREGHAARIYFNTLFGNDFSREQDNDINAALDYGYTLILSMFAREVVVCGCMTQFGLKHANQFNQFNLASDIMEPFRPIIDRIIYENRNDDFVKIKRELFTIFSDTFLYNGKEMYLSNIISDYTKKVIKTLNQMGKGVPEFRI from the coding sequence TTGATGGGATGGAGAACAGTTGTTGTAAATACACATTCAAAACTTTCCTACAAGAATAACCACTTGATCTTCAAGGATGCCTCTCGGACAGAGTTGATTCATCTGTCCGAGGTGGATATCTTGTTGTTGGAGACAACTGATATTGTGCTGTCAACCATGCTGATTAAGCGGCTGGTTGATGAGAATATTTTAGTTATTTTTTGTGATGATAAGCGTTTGCCGACAGCCATGCTGATGCCCTACTATGCACGTCACGATTCCAGTTTGCAGCTGAGTAATCAAATCACTTGGTCAGAAGATGTCAAAGCAGAAGTCTGGACGACAATCATTGCACAGAAGATTCTGAATCAAGCGATGTACCTTGGAGATTGTGGCTTCTTTGAAAAATCACAGTCTGTCATTGATTTGTATAATGGATTGGAGCTGTTTGATCCTAGTAACCGCGAAGGACACGCAGCTCGGATTTACTTTAATACATTATTTGGAAATGATTTTTCAAGGGAACAAGATAATGATATTAATGCTGCTCTTGATTACGGCTACACCTTGATACTAAGTATGTTTGCTCGGGAAGTAGTAGTTTGTGGATGTATGACTCAGTTTGGGCTGAAGCATGCCAATCAGTTTAACCAATTTAATCTGGCAAGTGATATAATGGAGCCGTTTCGTCCAATTATTGACAGAATTATTTATGAAAACAGGAACGATGACTTTGTGAAAATTAAGAGAGAGTTGTTTACTATTTTTTCTGATACTTTTCTCTATAATGGAAAAGAAATGTATTTATCTAACATCATCAGTGATTACACCAAAAAAGTGATAAAGACATTGAATCAAATGGGGAAAGGAGTTCCTGAATTTAGGATATGA
- a CDS encoding type B 50S ribosomal protein L31 has protein sequence MRKDIHPEYRPVVFMDTSTGYKFLSGSTKYSSETVEWEDGNTYPLIRVEISSDSHPFYTGRQKFTQADGRVDRFNKKYGLK, from the coding sequence ATGAGAAAAGATATTCATCCTGAATACCGTCCTGTTGTCTTTATGGATACTTCAACTGGCTACAAATTCCTTAGTGGTTCTACTAAGTATTCTAGCGAAACTGTTGAATGGGAAGATGGAAACACTTATCCTTTGATCCGTGTGGAAATTTCATCAGACTCACATCCATTCTATACTGGACGTCAAAAATTCACTCAAGCAGATGGACGTGTGGATCGTTTCAACAAAAAATACGGTCTCAAATAA